AGCCTTTGTTATTAGTAATTCGGTTATTACTCAAGATGGGACCGTATTTGCGGTAGTGTGGCCGCACTGCAGTGCTGCAAGTGTGACCGCAGCTAACAGGCATATCGATGGTCAGTCAGTAGTGGAGCTGAAAGGGGTTCCCATGTGCTTATCAATTGAACAATGTAAAATATCAACCATGAATGTAACTAATTATGCTAGTTAGCTTACCAGCCTTCATTGCAATAACTGGAATGTATTAACACGTTGCGCTTCGCGCGACACACACATTCAAAGACTGCCATCCCTAGCCTATCGATTGGCGCACCAGCAGCTTGCCATCTCTATGTGGCAAGCCAAAGCTTCGCATCTGGCTCCAAAGAAAACCACTTCACCCCCAAAAATCTGTGCTCGCCGCAAACGCTGTTCAGTTTTTAACCGACTTTCGTGCAAAATCCACGCGTCACGGCTGCGGCCATATCATCCGGTTCCGTACTCCGATTCCCCcaatatacatacacaaacaaacaaaagcaacaaaaggcGGCGAATTTCCCAGGTGGCTGGAATTATGTgttaaagcaaaacaaatataaatatacagaATTACAAAAGGCACACCCGAGCTCAATcgcattcttttttttttgtctgatTTGAGacaaatttcaaaatcaataaaataagaCAAACCCCACCCCGCCCCGCCGCCGCGTGTGTGAGTGAGATACATAGTTACGGCCGCATCGCAACGCGCAGCATCCGTACGCATCCGAAAATTGCAGCAGAAAAGCCGGATTAGTGCAATCGGCCACTGGAAACTGGAACGCCAATCCGTGAGATATTTCGATTTCCAAGCCCAATCCCTACGAGGCTTTCGTGTTTAACCGTTCCTCCAAGCGTTGCGGTAAGTCTAGCTTCGTCAAGCTTTCTGTTTACGTTTATGCCAGTTTTTCatatccatttccattccgcTGTCCACCGCTTTCGCGTTCGTGCCGCTGCCGTGTGGCTCAGTGGGCACATAAATAAAGCATCTTTACGTCATGCGACGTGCGCTGAAGTCATTACCAGCAGACACCAGCGGCCAAGCAGAAATGGTCAGGAAGCGCCTCATTTGCATGGCAGCCACAGTAGAATTTCTGGTGGTTCTGTACGCCCCATAAAGTTCCCAACCGTTTTCTGACGCAGTCTTATTAAGACAAAAAGTCAGTCATGGTGtggatatatttcaaaaagtaCGTCATTTAATTGGCATCCACAGTGGAACTTCTACTAGAGAAATCACCTCTTCTAGTAGAAAATTGCATATCAAACAATTTAGTTGAAACATAACGTATAATGGGAACATTTTATCAAAAGACTTCAAAAACTATAAAAGACATCGTAACTTCAGATAGCCTCCTTTATAGAATCCCCACTGTAGTGCCCAAAATAGATGATTCACTTGGGCTGCAGGGCATAACAGATGCCTTTTAAGCCCAGTTCATTAGGATGGTGATATCATCGGCGGCTGCTTTCTTCCCGTTCTGCGTTCGAATGCAGCCTGGCCTTAATTCACGCCCCTATACCGTTCACACGGCAGTCGAATCACGCCTAATATGGTCCACATTTAAGCTGGCTCAAAGCGTTTTCCGCCGTCAATTAAACACGATGACGTTGACCGCCAAACCGCTCGTTCCATTCATGGTTTACCGCCCAATGCTGCCACCCACGCTTCGGCcttgcctttgtttttgcttgcCAACTGTTTCAACTCCGCTGGAGTCGATTACAGCAATTGATAATTGCCGCAGAGGCgttgttttctggtttttaaCGGCCTTTGAAGCCGCCAATTGCTGGCACCTTCGTGCTAAAATCGAAAGGAAATCAAGCTTGGGCAATTAAACAGCTGGTCTTCAAgcaaaagcaataaaaaaagtttatgcttaaaaataaagtttctTTTACTATAAATGTATGCCTTATCTTATTTCTCTATTAGTTATGGTAGTTTAacttcaataaataaaaaatagctGAAATGGTTTAAACACGCTAGTTTATACAAATAGCCCAGCTTAATGAATTTTTGAAAGTTAAAACCtggaatcgtttgcccaccaattcgtttttccttttcccacGACCCCGGTTTGTGGACCCTGCACCTCGTCTATTGCTATAATTTTGTTCTAAAATAGGCTTACAAATTGTTATACTCGTCAGAGGTTGAAAgtaaatttataaatgttcAAAGGAGATCTTTCTACAACCAGACGTCATGAAAAGtggatttattttattgttgtaaCCTAACTGACTATTATAGCAATGGCTAATTGCTATGCAAGGCTGGGGTAAAAACATTTAGGTTTTAATTGGTTTTACTTAATTGCCTGCGTTTGGTTCTTACAGTTCAATCCTAAAAAGTACTACCCagattaaaaaattaatttctaattttttaaaacgtTATAATTGCAATAAAATGTACAATAACAACATACAGTTCGAGAGAAGAAtaaatggtttattttaatcaaataatttgttttgaaaaatttttttaaacctTCGCTGCTGGTTTTCTCGGTTTCATTGGCCATAAACATACAAATACAGgaagtaatattttttatgtgcATGCAAGTTCTTTGAATGCTTAAGCTTGAACTGTTTATTAACATAAAGGCGCACCCTGTATTTTTACAACTTGCTGCTTCGTGCGCGTTTAACATTTGCTGTTAAGTTAACAGTTAACAAAGTTGATTTCACTTGTTCCTTTTCCATTATTTTACTATCGCTTTTTATTCTTGTTTACCTACGAACTAACGTACATATTATTACACACATACTTGGACAGAAAGCTGTGCATCACTATAAGCTATAACACGTTGATTTCAAATACTAAATTCGCCACTCCCCCACCGTCTTACGTATACGTATCTCACTGCCCCATCAGCTGCTCAAAGTCCGTTACGTAATACTGCGCCCGGCGATAGACCTCCGGCCGCACGACATTGCCACCGAAACCTATAAAGTAGTTGGCTGGCGGTACGGCCTCCAGATCGGTGGCTCCATCGCCGATCATGGTGATTAGGGCATCGTCGCTATTCTCCTTCCTTATCAGGGCGATGGCCTCTGCCTTTCCGCCGGAACGCGATGTCGGCTGGCTGATATCAAAGCTATCGTATTCGCCCAGATAATCAAAGAGCATCTTGTTGGCATACACGTTTTTCAGCGGAATTCCCAATTCATTGGCCACGGGCGCAATTAGGCAATCGAATCCGCCGGATATCAAATAAACCTGTTTGCCCTCCGCCTTCAAGTGGCTCACGAAACGCTTCACGTTTTTGCTCAGTGTACTGGGACGCTCCTCAATGAAATCCCTCACTTGCTGCTGTGTGGGCCTGATGATGTTCAAGCGGATTCTAAGGGCATCCTGGAAGGTCATGGCACCGCCCATCGCCTCCTTGGTGACGCGCGCCACCTCGCTACCCTTGCCGCAATATTCGGCCAGTTCGTCGATGCCCTCCTCGCAAATCACCGTGGAGTCCACATCGAAACAGACGATCTGCGACTGCTGGATGACCTTGGCCGCCAATTGGGGCTGCTTGGGCGGCGTTATGGCCGAGGCCACAGTGGTTTTGGCCGCCCCACCGGTggtgccattgccattgcaattCAGCTGCTTGGCCAGCAGATTATGGCCagttgtggctgctgcaggACGCGCCAAACTCAATACGGAACCGCTCATCGTGACCGGCGAACACGTTGTGATTTCTTTTTGGAGGGGTTTAGTTTGACGTAAAAGCTTCGGCTGTGGCTGTGTTTGGTGCCCAAAATTTTCCACTGCTTCTCTTTTTGTGTATCTCTTATATCTTGTgctttttttgtgtgtatgttttCTCGTTTCGTTTTGCACACGCGCTTCGCGTTGCTGGCCAgctgttatttgtttttgtttgataAGTCGTTACGGTTTGTAGTGCCTGCGGGTTTTCCTTAGTCGAACTGCTCGCGATGACTGATTTTTCACAAGTGACTCAAAAACAGTCGATCGCCCTTTTAAGAAAACCCGCTGAACGCACACAAAAGCGGTTTCTCTCTTTTTGTGGTTCTCTCTTTCCACACTGACCACACGGAACGAAAAGTTGATGAccacacagaaagaaaaatgtatgtcgaaacgaaataaaactatttttgtCGAACTTGCTGATTATACATGGCAATTTTCAACACAacaaactaaattaaaaatgtacatataagtATACATTCGAACATGAAACATTTGAAAATTCATTCTTTCAAAATCAAAACGCGGTTTAACATCGGACTTAAATTGTATAgttatttgatttgttttcagtgcagCGATCGAATGATAAGCATTACAAGTGTGCGAGTGGGAGAGAAATGCCTTTTCGTTACTAAACCCcaactgttttctttttcggtCAGTTCAGTAAGACTTCCAGAACGCCCTACCTTCTATGgattaattttgtttatccGCGAATTACGctcaattttcatttaatcaGTTTCAATTGAGAGAGAATTGCATTTGGGGGGAAACATGAACCTTTGATCCCAACATGTGCTGCTTGAATGCGACAATGTCTGCTtatcacaaaaaatataaacaatagAAACAATTATGGTTAGCTGTCATTAAACTCGCGACACTCGAGTGCTTAGAAGAACCGCCTGGAACCGGATTTTCCAGCAGGCGACCATCGCTCCTTATCTTTTCTGGCACCATTTCATACTTGAAGATTGGCAGGAGACCGGGTTCTGGGTCCAGACATCGAAAGACTACCTCAAATGTGATCGGCACACAAATAACAAGTGTGGCATTTATGACCCCGGTTCTAGAAGCGATGTCTGGTAAAATCCAAACTCGGGCGCATGGTGCTTATCACTTTGAAAACGAAGTGTACTTTTTGCGTCTGGTTGATCCCCCTGCATTCAATACTTTCTATTTTGCATTAATGCTTAATCATTGATGTGGAAAATAACCGAAATCTCAGCTGATTACTGCTGGTGTAAGCCTCAAGTATTTTTAAATCGGCTAaacttatatttaaaatgtgttCCAGTCCTAAATTCTGATGCAATTTATAGCTACTGTTGCAATGTCATACGCTTCCATGTAAGCTAGAGTATCTCTTTGTCAATTTTCTCTCGGGATATTCATGATTTGACTTTTGAGTCTCTAGTAAGTAGAtataaatcaacaacaaaGCGAGGCGAGTGCAATTTCAATTGCggacaaaaacaacaaagacgGCTGTAAATGCAATTCTCTCTGcggtttcttgtttttgttatcgTTGCTATGGCAGTTTTTTCGCATTTGTAGAATAACAAGTTGTTTTGATCGTTTGCGATCGTTCTGTTCGTGGCAAACAGctcgaaaacaacaaaataaccTGCGGCTAGACCGcaaaaaagtatttcaatGCCACGTTATCGATAACGATAAAGAATTCATTGCGTGCAGTGCGTGCATGTGCATGTTGGAGCATGTTCTCATGCATATTTAAAGCTTACTTCGGCCAACGACTTCCACCAAACAAAGCCGTAAACAGTTGACTGTTTTTAATTGCCGTTGCCTTGAGCGACCAAATAACCAAAGAAGGAAGGCAAATCCAAGGGAATAACGACGCCGACCACACCTGTACCTTTACCTGAGCCTGTCAGCGGCTGCGGCACCTGTCGTTTAccgttattttttgtttttacctTGACAACTCGTCTTGGGTTTTGGGTGTACCTTTCGGTTCTGCATTTATCGATTGACCTTGTTGCTGCATAAATTTCCAACCAAGTCCGTTTCCATTTTGTATATGTACACACTTTCCCTGGACATACAAACTAAATAGAGGTAGGCTCGTCACCTGATTCGAGCCGCATGGCAAAGTACCCGAGCTGACTAATTTATTATGCCTTTTGAGAATGCCTGGCGCGATAATGGTTCTAATTCACAAAACAATTCGTTGGACAGTCGAAATTATTAAACTCGAACCGATAAAATACCATTTTTGGCATCGAGACTTTGTACTACTACTACATGTTGGCATTCtagaataatataatattttgttgcatacttttaaacaCATCGTTTTGATTAGGCTTTTCACAGAGATGAGAGTTACATACAagaaaatagtaataaaagtagctaagccaaataaaataatagtaaAAACGTTTATTTAAAGCTTAAAAACTGTTCGACTTATGAGCATTCTACTGTACTTCCATATACAGCACTGCGGAATTCGGCGAACAGTTGACAGCTGTTCTGTAATGGAGCTCTCTGGCCACACCCCCAACTATTTCCGCCCACTTCCAGTCCAAAATGCCGGGGGCTTGCATAATGACACGACACTTTGTGGGATTGTTATTTTGTATTGCAGCCAACAGTTGATAGGCTCGGCTTAATGACTATTATTCCAGACTGAAGGCTGAGCGAAATTGCTGTATTAATTTTCATCACCAGGCAGTTTAATCGGGAAATGACTATTTATATTTGGGTTGCCAATTGTTTGCACCTCTCGattgatttgtttttccaGTGCTGTTTCCATGCCGCGTTGTTGTTTGTGTGCTGTCTACTGATTAACCGTTAAATTGAATGTGACGATCCCCCTTTCCTCTCTAACACTTGACTTGTTTACGGCTGCACGCGATTTTAATTCCGCTGATTAACTCTCTCACGCTCTCACATTTACAGCACACCTGCACGTATGTGAATTATGTGTGTActtgtatgtacataagtgGAAGAGAGTCAAGCTCACTTGACACATTTACAAGTGGAGCAAAGGGGGAGCACAAGAACTGCAGTCTCCCTCTCGCACTCACCCCTTAATGCGGTGCGTGGTTTTCTTTGTTGTTCTggttctttctttttttgtcctcttgcatttttgttttgcatcGCTTGATGTTGGTTCATAAACAGTTACAAAGTGGGCTGATTGTGTATGGTAACGTCAACGGTTGTGCACTGGAAAAATAAACAGCCAttgcaataacaacaacaatgtaGTCCCCTTTGCTGGGGGCCAACCACATGTGCCACTTACAGTCGAGCTCGCACAACTAGCACTAAAAAGCTGAGATGTTTTTAATAAGTAatgaatataaacaaataactaACTGGGTCTCAGCTCTCAATCCAAAGCATTAGTCCAatgattttctttcattttgtttaagtttttttCACACGATCTTCCTCACATGGCATATTATTGATTCTAGCGATTCTTATTATAAGGCTTCGAAAAGTTTTAAGACATTGGCAATACTAATGTGTGCACTGCTGTAGGTGTTGTTGATatgtaaaaatgaaatgaaaacacgTCATTTGCCGACGATGACTTTTCTGTTGCTATCGCACTGGAAACTCGGGCAGCGCCGCTTActgcgacgccggcagagagTTGTTTAACTTTTCCCCTGACAAAATCGTAACAAAGGGAAAAGTTTTGCTGCCCCGCCCCATCAAAGGTAATTACAATTGAatgctctgctctgctctgttCTGCGTTATCGTTACCGAGTTCGTTGCACTGCGAATTTACAAAGGCGGCGGCGGCATGCAAGCGACCAACGTTTCGTCCTGACAGACACGCCCCCTCGAAACGGAAGCCATATCCCGACTCCTGTCGCATGGGATTCGCCGCGAAAACGCAACAGTTTCGATTGTAATCCGAGTCTAATGCGCCGATTTGGGTCAACAGGCGGAGTCGGAAACAGCAGCAAAACTAATGCTGATGCCGAGGGATTGCCTCCAAAAgtacactggcagaaaaagCTATGAATGTTTTTAGAGTagggaaaaatataattgattCTCACATAAGTACATGCATGATTACTTCTTCTTGCGATCAATTTATGAAAGATTTAACATTTTGCGATACAAATTTCTCTGTGTGTCCACGTGTGGGTTTGCATCTGCCGATGGCAATAGCAACAGTGATTGGCTTGATTGCATGTGCAGCGATTCCCACACAGCGAAATAGACAAAGCCAAAGCCGAAAGCCAAAGGCGGGTTTAATCGAGCGGCAGCAGCTAATCAAATTGTTTGCACACCGCTTTTGCAACGCTCCATTAAATTCGCAATTCTCATTTCTCAATTGCAGGGGtccaccacacacacacacacacacacacaagcttagtgccccacacacacagaggccCCAAAAGAACAATCGAGGGGCAGCATAATGGTGGAGTTCCGCTTCGATATCAAGCCGCTGTTCTCACAGCCCATCATCAAGGTGACATCCAATCTCCTGCCGCACACCTTCCGTGGCGATCGGCGTCAGAGTTTGTGAGTATTGAAATTGTACGCGGAGTGTGGTCTTGTGGGCTTTGATCCGACTAACCGCTACTCTTTCCACACTCACCCACGCATGCACGCAGAGATGCCACCACCAAGATGTCGGAGATCATCGACCGGCTGGGCCAGCTGTCGGCCACCTCGCAGGGACTCAGCAAGCCGGTGACCACGGCCCAGCGCCTGAGGATGTCCGACAACCAGACCATCTATCTGCTGGCAGATATTGAGGCGGGTCACAAGTAAGTTATCCCAAGTAGTAATCATACCTCCTCATGAAGGGATTATCTTGCCAGGGTAGCGTATCTTTAACTTTTTAACCTTTTTCAGTGGCGCCGTCGTAGGTCTACTAAAGGTCGGCACCAAGGATCTCTACTTGTTCGACGAAACCGGGCAGACGCGCAAGGTGGAGCAGGCTCCATCCATTCTGGACTTCTATGTGCATGAGTCCCGGCAACGTGCCGGACTGGGCAAGCGTCTCTTCCAGACGATGCTCAATGAAGAGCAGTGGACGCCACTCAAGTGCTCGGTGGATCGGCCGTCGGAAAAGCTACTGGCATTCCTCAGCAAGCATTACGGATTACAGCGGGTCATACCGCAGGCAAACAATTTTGTGCTCTACGAGGGATTCTTTAACGATGCGGCATCGGCGAATGGACATGGTAACGCCCATGAGCACGCCCAGTCGCCGCAGCGCACCCAGAATGGCCTGCACATCACAAATAGGTGAGCGGATTGGGAGCGCAGAAGGCGTCGCCCATGCTGATTTAGCCACCTGGCGCAGTCCGTGGCAATTAAGGCGTTGCTTTCGCCGCTGCAGGAAACATTTCACTTTCGGCCTCAGTTGGCCATTTCTTTTGGCCCCATTTGCATATCGTATGGAAATCGGGCTTacgatttgtttgtttgtttgtttgctaaAGGAAGCCCGCTGATCGATAAAACTCGGTCGCATTTGATTAATAACATTGCTTTAATGGTGGCCTGTTGCTTGCTTCGCTTTTTAAATTCTCTGTATACCATTTAAAGAGAAATTACtaacagaaaataataattttatcGCTTAGTTCTCAGTAACGTTATTTTCTTACCGAAAGACTTAATTGATTGGTATACAGAGATTTGATATGATCTATGCCATTCCTTATTCTAAATGACTAATGATGCTTAACTCTTTCTCCACATGAAACGCTAACTGTTAACCAAATGATAACCAACGATAACACACCACATCGTCAACAGTCCTAACACACAGCTCTTTGGTGCTACTTACCTGGGCGAGGATTCTAACCGGCGGCGTGGTTCCCAGCAGCAGACTACACCGAATGCACTGCTCCAGCAGATAACACAGATCTCTCCAACCGGACGATATGGGGCAAAGCGTCCCACCTGCAGCATGGCCGAGGTACTCAAAGATTCTACTCAAGCGTAAAGTTAGCTGACCCGATTTCTAGTGTCCATGAGGCTTAAATTTCGATATTGTTGATTTGTAAAATTCCAATTGGTTTATTGAGTGTGTATCAGTTACGAGGTCATAAGAAATTATAATCGAAATTTGGGGAATGCCATTGCAGATAAATTGTTTGTTAGAGCTTTAATTTTTTGGAAGAAATCACAAAGCCCTTGAATAACAATCCTAGTTGGCCGACTGTCCAACATTCAATCTGTCAGCTTCAAGATCCCCAAACGACTTGGACTTTAGCTTAGTTTAAATTTATACATCCCAGCGGTCGGATAGCTCTTTCGACTTCctgtatacaaaaatatatttgtattttgtacaCTTTTTTTAACTGAAAAAAATCATCAACTATTTCCCTCGCGATTTGTGCTGAGTTTTTCGTGCGGCTAACTAATTTCCAGTGATTTAATTTATGGATGCCAAACGTGGTAATGCCTCTGGGGCACGCCAAGGCGGTGGTGGCTATCATGCCTCCAAGACGAGCGTTGCTGTAAGTTGGTCGACTAACACACTCTCCTCGAGATGATGACTGAATCACCTGGTTTGTAGTCACGCCATGCCGGTGGTGGAGTAGCAGCGGCAGTGGGTCACAAGCAGGCCAGTCAGGTCAGCCTGACGCCCAGCCAGTCCAGGAATACCAATGCCAACGATAATGTAAGATGCTTCCCTCGTTCGGAATCATTAGCCAAAGAAATAATGATAAATCACAGCCTCGCAAGAGTCCATTGGACGCCCTGAGCCGCAGCGGCCCCGTACGCAATCAGAATCCCTTCCAGCGTCGCTCTGGCTTGCAGGATGTGGATGATGCCTTTCTGGCTTCCAACGCTTTTGCCCGACCGCCCCGGGTTCGCCATTCTGGCCTTGACAGGGACAACATGCCGCAGGCCGCAGTAGGCGGAGCACCTGGTGGACAGCAGGCATCGGCTCCCATTcccgcccagcagcagcagcaacaacagcagcagtatcAGCAGATGCCTCCAGTGGATGCCGTGCCACAGCAGCAGATGCCTCCGCCGGCAGCGGTGCCCTCAcagcagcaaatgcaacagcagTACGTGCAACAGCCGGCTGCCGGTCAGCCGACGCGCATGGAACCGCCACCCTCGGGACGGGCTCATGTGCATCAACAGCAAATGCCtcatcagcagcatcaacaaGTGCCGCAGCAGACTGGCtacgagcagcagcagcaagtggTCCAACCAGATGCACAAATGCAGAATAAATATGCAAACCAGCAGTCGCATCAGCTGCAGCCGCAACATCAATCTCCCCTAAATGGATATGTAAATATAACTTCGTTTATACGACCATCTTCGAAGAGGTTAACCACCCACCTGACCCACAGCCCTCTCAGCCTCCAAACGCTCCACAGGCATCTACGCCAACCaccggaggagcagcagcagcagcggctcCTGGAGCAACTGGCGGCAATAATGCGCCCAGGGAAAATGCTGGTGGTTCTGCTGCACCGGCGGATGCAGAGATGTGCACCACGTGCCCCAACTGCCAGACCACGATCTATCTAGTACGCTCCCCGGAACTTGGACATGGCGATGCCGGCTTACCAGTCCAGTAAATGATGAAATCTTCCCCGAGTGAAATGCACCAAATTCTAAGTGCAAATCTCTGTTGTTTTATGACccattgttttgttttaatgtaACGACGATTTCTGAAGGAATCCAAACTTCAATGAAGCTCCCTTTAAACTGGACCGTGCTCTAATTTTGGAACAAATGTGCGAATTGAACAATTCCAAATAAAGAAATTAGAGAGTTGTAATACGGTCGGTTACATAGAGTGGGTCATGTGGGGTGTATCGACCCCAAAATCAGGGGTTGATATTTTGGCTGCGTGCCAAGTGGTTGTTTTTTAGGGCAACACAAAAGCTATTTTGCGTTTTGTACGTGGCATTTATATTAAGTTGTAGAGCTGGCAATTAATAGAGAAACTCATTGAATTGTATGGCCCACGAATGGGCTATTAATATAAGTTAATAGGCCGATCTTATCTCTAATTATTTCAGCCCAAATTTGACCTAATAAATTTCTCTATTTTCAGATAATTCATGCTGGCAACTCGAAGGGCGGAAAAGGCAATGGCAGTGCAGAAACAAATAGGTAAAAGCTCTCAATTGCTTACACTAAATAATATCAATTTGCTGGCATTATCATTTTGTGTATGGTCTTCATTTGGGTTtcattttgttcttttttttcgtttgtctTTCAGAATCAAATAGACAAAGCCAGTCTACAAAAATTGCACACGGCTGCTTCACATACAAAATGAATAGAAATCAAAACTAGATAAACTGATATATCAATTTTTAATAACCATTGTACAAAGCTTTGATTTTAGccaattatttatattttcgcGTAGTTAATTTATACAACCGAtgaatttacttaatttacaaGTACAAACTGAAGAAGCTGCACTTGCCGcatgccaccaccacccaccatccaCAACCACCCACAACACAACTCAAGAATTACAGAAACACTGAAGAGTACCAACCCACTAAATCGGATCCGCTACACAAGACACACGAAAATACCTGACAAATTGTGATTACAACATATATAACTTatcatttaacatttaactACATACTTGTTGGTCGTAacttatttcgtttttttcccgagcaataaaatcaattatatTAATTCAGTGTCTCCCAGTGCTGTTATTATGTTGTAGTTCAATAAAGACTAGTTTTAACCACTCTATAAAACTCTTTCAACAGTGGCAATGAAAGTCGCGATATTGCAGAGATAGCCGAGCAACTGCAGCGGCAAAGCCTGGCCGACTTGGAAGCCAGCAGCTATGAGCCGGAGCCAGAAGTTGAACCGGAAGTTGAGCCggaacccgaacccgaaccgGAGGTGATTACGCCCCCATCACCGCCGCCAAAGAGCCACACTCCGACTCCACCATCCGTGCGATCTCCCGAGGTGGCCGAGAGCATTGTGGGCGACAACCGGAGACCCCCGGCTTTCCAGCTGAGCAAGCAGCACACGGGCATGAAGAATCGCTCGTTTGGCGTCGGAATGGCCGTGATGCCCAGCACCAAGATGGAGTTCGATCAGATGGAGCGCGAAGATTTCGGAGTGGTGAAGATCAACCGTCCGCCTGGTCATGAAGTCACCTCGCCGGGCCAGGACAACACGGATGCCATGTCCACGGTGTCctccggcggcggtggcggccTCACCGACCAGGGCTACTACGATCTAAAGTTCTATCACAATAAATTGTGGTAAAGATCACAAAACAGAAACCACGCAATATTTGCTAACATCTTTTGTACGTGTGGCATAAgcataattaaacaaaattaatctAGTCCTTAAGATTGTATTGTCTAATCAAAATAACACACCAAACGGTTCCTGTACTTCAGTTCG
This portion of the Drosophila santomea strain STO CAGO 1482 chromosome 3L, Prin_Dsan_1.1, whole genome shotgun sequence genome encodes:
- the LOC120449972 gene encoding phosphoserine phosphatase, with the protein product MSGSVLSLARPAAATTGHNLLAKQLNCNGNGTTGGAAKTTVASAITPPKQPQLAAKVIQQSQIVCFDVDSTVICEEGIDELAEYCGKGSEVARVTKEAMGGAMTFQDALRIRLNIIRPTQQQVRDFIEERPSTLSKNVKRFVSHLKAEGKQVYLISGGFDCLIAPVANELGIPLKNVYANKMLFDYLGEYDSFDISQPTSRSGGKAEAIALIRKENSDDALITMIGDGATDLEAVPPANYFIGFGGNVVRPEVYRRAQYYVTDFEQLMGQ
- the LOC120449969 gene encoding alpha-tubulin N-acetyltransferase 1 isoform X1, translating into MVEFRFDIKPLFSQPIIKVTSNLLPHTFRGDRRQSLDATTKMSEIIDRLGQLSATSQGLSKPVTTAQRLRMSDNQTIYLLADIEAGHNGAVVGLLKVGTKDLYLFDETGQTRKVEQAPSILDFYVHESRQRAGLGKRLFQTMLNEEQWTPLKCSVDRPSEKLLAFLSKHYGLQRVIPQANNFVLYEGFFNDAASANGHGNAHEHAQSPQRTQNGLHITNSPNTQLFGATYLGEDSNRRRGSQQQTTPNALLQQITQISPTGRYGAKRPTCSMAEIIHAGNSKGGKGNGSAETNSGNESRDIAEIAEQLQRQSLADLEASSYEPEPEVEPEVEPEPEPEPEVITPPSPPPKSHTPTPPSVRSPEVAESIVGDNRRPPAFQLSKQHTGMKNRSFGVGMAVMPSTKMEFDQMEREDFGVVKINRPPGHEVTSPGQDNTDAMSTVSSGGGGGLTDQGYYDLKFYHNKLW
- the LOC120449971 gene encoding putative mediator of RNA polymerase II transcription subunit 26; translated protein: MDAKRGNASGARQGGGGYHASKTSVASRHAGGGVAAAVGHKQASQVSLTPSQSRNTNANDNPRKSPLDALSRSGPVRNQNPFQRRSGLQDVDDAFLASNAFARPPRVRHSGLDRDNMPQAAVGGAPGGQQASAPIPAQQQQQQQQQYQQMPPVDAVPQQQMPPPAAVPSQQQMQQQYVQQPAAGQPTRMEPPPSGRAHVHQQQMPHQQHQQVPQQTGYEQQQQVVQPDAQMQNKYANQQSHQLQPQHQSPLNGYPSQPPNAPQASTPTTGGAAAAAAPGATGGNNAPRENAGGSAAPADAEMCTTCPNCQTTIYLVRSPELGHGDAGLPVQ
- the LOC120449969 gene encoding alpha-tubulin N-acetyltransferase 1 isoform X2, yielding MVEFRFDIKPLFSQPIIKVTSNLLPHTFRGDRRQSLDATTKMSEIIDRLGQLSATSQGLSKPVTTAQRLRMSDNQTIYLLADIEAGHNGAVVGLLKVGTKDLYLFDETGQTRKVEQAPSILDFYVHESRQRAGLGKRLFQTMLNEEQWTPLKCSVDRPSEKLLAFLSKHYGLQRVIPQANNFVLYEGFFNDAASANGHGNAHEHAQSPQRTQNGLHITNSPNTQLFGATYLGEDSNRRRGSQQQTTPNALLQQITQISPTGRYGAKRPTCSMAEIIHAGNSKGGKGNGSAETNRIK